One genomic region from Zhongshania sp. R06B22 encodes:
- the rfbA gene encoding glucose-1-phosphate thymidylyltransferase RfbA, whose protein sequence is MSKKYKGIILAGGSGTRLHPITMGCSKQLLPIYDKPMIYYPLSVLMLSGIRDILVISTPTDLPGFQRLLGDGSRFGINICYEEQPSPDGLAQAFTIGADFIGNDNVSLVLGDNIFYGQHFSDNLKSAVSKDTGATVFGYHVTDPERFGVVEFGDDGKAISIEEKPAKPKSAYAVTGLYFYDNDVIEIARSIKPSPRGELEITDVNLAYLHRGDLNVEVLGRGFAWLDTGTHDSLIDAGQFVQTVEHRQGLKVACLEEIAYRQGWVSADELIQQGELLKKTGYGQYLLRVAAGYK, encoded by the coding sequence ATGAGCAAGAAATACAAAGGCATTATTCTCGCGGGCGGCTCCGGCACTCGGCTGCACCCGATTACTATGGGTTGCTCTAAGCAGTTGCTGCCTATCTACGATAAGCCGATGATTTACTATCCCTTGTCAGTGCTGATGTTGTCAGGTATTCGGGATATTTTGGTTATTTCTACGCCAACTGATTTGCCTGGCTTTCAGCGCCTATTAGGCGACGGTAGTAGGTTCGGTATTAATATCTGCTACGAAGAGCAGCCTAGCCCCGATGGGCTGGCACAGGCCTTCACCATTGGCGCCGACTTTATTGGCAATGACAATGTCAGCTTGGTGCTGGGTGATAATATATTTTACGGCCAGCACTTCTCAGATAATCTCAAAAGCGCCGTTTCCAAAGACACGGGTGCCACCGTGTTTGGTTACCACGTTACCGACCCTGAGCGCTTTGGAGTGGTTGAGTTTGGTGATGACGGTAAAGCGATCAGCATCGAAGAAAAGCCGGCCAAGCCAAAGTCCGCCTACGCGGTAACGGGTCTGTATTTTTACGATAATGACGTGATTGAGATCGCTCGCAGCATTAAACCCAGTCCCCGTGGCGAGCTAGAAATCACTGATGTCAATCTCGCCTACCTCCATCGTGGCGACCTAAACGTGGAAGTGCTCGGTCGAGGCTTTGCATGGTTAGACACGGGGACCCACGATTCCCTTATCGATGCAGGGCAATTTGTACAAACCGTTGAGCATCGTCAGGGGCTTAAAGTGGCGTGTTTAGAAGAAATTGCTTATCGTCAGGGCTGGGTAAGCGCCGATGAATTGATACAACAGGGCGAGCTTCTAAAGAAAACCGGTTACGGTCAATACCTGCTGCGTGTTGCCGCTGGCTACAAATAA
- a CDS encoding glycosyltransferase family 2 protein — protein sequence MQDLLNELTLVTITYNSAEVLPAHIASLRNSASAALPRWIVVDNASTDATDAIVEANSDCVEMLKSSKNVGFGSACNLGIQASNTRYVMVLNPDTELSESAIDQLLTELKNRCAAIAGPALEPEKDQSVISAPWLVGAVLLFDTQLMNPVGYFDEQFFLYEEDKDICKCANDAGLKVIHCRNVSIPHVGGGSTLRTKTVNQFIHFHKGRSYVLYARKHGLGEKHIQAYLKKNAKRRLIALFTFGGRRYRRAQAKIAGVKSVI from the coding sequence ATGCAGGATTTGTTGAACGAATTGACCTTGGTCACGATTACATATAATAGCGCAGAGGTGTTGCCAGCTCACATTGCGTCGCTGCGTAATAGCGCCAGTGCTGCTCTGCCGCGCTGGATAGTGGTCGATAACGCCAGCACTGACGCGACAGATGCGATCGTTGAAGCTAATAGCGATTGCGTTGAGATGCTAAAGAGCAGCAAAAATGTCGGTTTTGGTAGTGCCTGTAACCTTGGCATTCAAGCAAGTAATACCCGCTATGTGATGGTCTTGAATCCAGATACCGAGCTGTCTGAGTCGGCGATTGATCAACTCCTAACTGAGTTGAAAAACCGTTGTGCAGCGATAGCTGGACCGGCCTTAGAGCCTGAAAAAGACCAGTCGGTGATATCGGCACCTTGGCTGGTTGGCGCAGTTTTGTTGTTTGATACCCAGCTTATGAATCCCGTGGGCTATTTTGATGAGCAGTTCTTTTTATATGAAGAAGATAAGGATATTTGTAAATGCGCCAATGATGCCGGTCTAAAGGTAATCCACTGTCGCAACGTTAGTATTCCCCATGTTGGTGGTGGGTCGACGCTAAGAACGAAAACGGTGAACCAGTTTATTCATTTTCATAAAGGCAGGTCTTATGTGCTTTATGCGCGAAAACACGGCTTGGGTGAAAAGCATATTCAGGCATATTTAAAGAAGAATGCGAAACGTCGCTTGATTGCGCTATTCACTTTTGGGGGACGACGCTATCGTCGCGCTCAAGCAAAAATTGCAGGCGTTAAGTCGGTGATCTAA
- the rfbD gene encoding dTDP-4-dehydrorhamnose reductase, whose translation MSQASNDMHLLVTGANGQLGQCLADQLKAQGIAHTLLSRQDADINDTVVLEKIVADKGVTAIVNAAAYTAVDKAESEPELAKRINEDGPAALAKLCSRFDIPLLHVSTDYVFDGNSQTPYVETDQTNPSGVYGHTKLNGEIAVQRHCPKHIILRTAWVFSEYGNNFLKTMLRLAKERDTLGVVADQFGCPTYAGDIAKALISIAQQIHAAEQDKSGAQARYGVYHYAGDEAVSWHGFAMAIFEEAHQQGVLKNIPTVNAIATEAYPTPAKRPAYSVLSTAKIQGDYGVQPSEWRKACAVLSASDPR comes from the coding sequence ATGAGCCAAGCCAGTAATGATATGCATCTACTTGTTACCGGCGCCAACGGCCAATTGGGTCAATGCTTGGCTGATCAGCTTAAAGCCCAGGGCATAGCCCATACGCTGCTAAGCCGACAAGACGCAGACATTAACGACACAGTGGTTTTGGAAAAAATCGTTGCCGATAAAGGCGTCACCGCCATTGTTAACGCGGCAGCTTATACCGCCGTAGACAAAGCTGAATCCGAACCGGAGTTGGCGAAACGCATTAACGAAGACGGCCCTGCGGCGCTGGCCAAGTTGTGCAGCCGCTTTGATATTCCCTTGCTGCATGTTTCAACGGACTATGTGTTTGACGGCAACAGTCAAACACCCTACGTCGAAACCGACCAAACGAATCCTAGCGGTGTGTACGGACACACCAAGCTCAATGGCGAAATCGCCGTGCAGCGCCACTGCCCGAAACACATTATATTACGCACGGCCTGGGTCTTTAGTGAGTACGGTAATAACTTCCTTAAGACTATGCTGCGCCTTGCAAAAGAGCGCGACACCTTGGGCGTTGTGGCAGACCAGTTTGGTTGCCCGACCTATGCCGGTGATATCGCGAAAGCGCTGATTAGTATCGCCCAGCAAATACACGCGGCAGAGCAAGACAAAAGCGGGGCGCAAGCCCGCTATGGGGTTTACCACTATGCAGGTGATGAGGCGGTAAGCTGGCATGGCTTCGCAATGGCCATTTTTGAAGAAGCCCACCAGCAAGGTGTGCTTAAAAACATACCCACAGTCAATGCGATAGCGACTGAGGCCTACCCGACGCCGGCTAAGCGCCCGGCGTACTCGGTCTTAAGTACGGCTAAGATTCAGGGTGATTATGGTGTGCAGCCTAGTGAGTGGCGAAAGGCCTGTGCAGTTTTGAGCGCCAGCGATCCTCGATAG
- the rfbB gene encoding dTDP-glucose 4,6-dehydratase, which translates to MKVLVTGGAGFIGSAVVRHILEDTDASVINVDALTYAGNLESIPGAEGSGRYAFAQVDICDFAALSAVFTEYQPDLVMHLAAESHVDRSIDGPGAFIQTNIVGTYNMLEVARSYCHSLSGDKKANFRFHHISTDEVYGDLHGTTDLFTETTSYEPSSPYSASKAGSDHLVRAWGRTFGLPIVVTNCSNNYGPYHFPEKLVPHIILNALHGKPLPVYGDGSQIRDWLYVEDHARALYKVVTEGKLGETYNIGGHNEKRNIEVVHTICELLEELAPSNENSRASGKGFKDLITFVKDRPGHDARYAIDASKIQRELGWTPQETFESGIRKTVQWYLDNPQWWQRVLSGDYKLDRIGGADE; encoded by the coding sequence ATGAAGGTATTAGTCACCGGCGGTGCCGGCTTTATAGGTAGTGCGGTCGTCCGACATATTCTCGAAGATACTGATGCGTCGGTGATCAATGTTGATGCCCTGACCTACGCGGGTAATTTAGAGTCCATACCCGGCGCGGAAGGCAGTGGTCGTTACGCGTTTGCCCAAGTCGATATCTGCGATTTTGCTGCTTTAAGTGCCGTCTTTACTGAATATCAGCCTGACTTAGTCATGCACCTCGCGGCAGAGAGCCACGTTGATCGTTCAATTGATGGGCCTGGCGCTTTTATCCAAACCAATATTGTCGGCACATACAATATGCTCGAAGTTGCTCGCAGCTATTGTCATAGTTTGAGCGGAGACAAGAAAGCAAATTTTCGTTTTCATCATATCTCCACCGATGAAGTTTACGGCGATCTGCACGGCACCACTGACCTGTTTACCGAAACCACGTCCTACGAACCTAGCTCACCCTATTCGGCCAGTAAGGCAGGGTCAGATCATTTAGTTCGGGCATGGGGTCGCACCTTCGGCTTGCCGATTGTTGTCACTAATTGTTCAAACAATTATGGCCCCTACCATTTCCCCGAAAAGCTTGTCCCCCACATTATTTTGAATGCCCTGCACGGCAAACCCCTGCCGGTGTATGGCGATGGCAGTCAGATTCGTGATTGGTTGTATGTGGAGGACCATGCTCGCGCGCTCTATAAAGTCGTTACCGAAGGCAAGTTGGGCGAGACCTACAATATCGGCGGCCACAATGAGAAGCGCAATATTGAGGTGGTACACACCATCTGCGAGTTATTAGAAGAGCTGGCGCCGAGCAATGAAAATTCCCGCGCCAGTGGTAAAGGCTTCAAAGACTTAATCACCTTTGTGAAAGACCGTCCCGGCCACGACGCTCGCTATGCCATCGACGCTAGCAAGATACAGCGCGAGCTGGGCTGGACGCCGCAGGAAACCTTTGAGTCGGGCATTCGTAAAACCGTGCAATGGTATCTCGATAATCCACAATGGTGGCAGCGGGTATTATCTGGGGATTACAAGTTGGACCGGATTGGTGGTGCGGATGAATAA
- the rfbC gene encoding dTDP-4-dehydrorhamnose 3,5-epimerase codes for MNVIQTKLKDCVIIEPKVFGDHRGFFLETFQADRYREQAGITLPFVQDNHSRSAKGVLRGLHFQKTKPQGKLVRVVSGEVYDVAVDIRQGSPSFGLWEGVILSEENKRQFWVPPGFAHGFLVLSDTADFEYKCTDYYDPSDEGSLVWNDPAMAITWPLDKPTLSDKDSKAPTFAELFEA; via the coding sequence ATGAACGTTATCCAAACCAAGCTCAAAGACTGTGTGATTATCGAACCCAAGGTGTTTGGTGATCATCGCGGTTTCTTCTTAGAGACCTTTCAGGCTGATCGCTACCGCGAGCAGGCGGGAATAACGCTGCCCTTTGTGCAAGATAACCACTCCCGCTCGGCCAAAGGCGTGCTGCGCGGACTACACTTCCAAAAGACCAAGCCGCAGGGCAAATTAGTGCGGGTGGTGAGTGGCGAAGTCTATGATGTTGCAGTAGACATTCGTCAGGGCTCACCCAGCTTTGGGCTGTGGGAAGGTGTGATTCTCTCTGAAGAAAACAAGCGCCAGTTCTGGGTGCCGCCGGGTTTTGCCCATGGCTTTTTGGTGCTCAGCGATACCGCTGATTTTGAATATAAGTGTACGGACTATTACGATCCCAGCGATGAAGGTAGTCTGGTTTGGAATGACCCCGCGATGGCTATTACTTGGCCCTTGGATAAGCCCACCCTGTCAGACAAAGACAGCAAGGCCCCGACCTTTGCCGAGTTATTTGAAGCATGA